From one Idiomarina sp. X4 genomic stretch:
- a CDS encoding efflux RND transporter periplasmic adaptor subunit, whose amino-acid sequence MSEMSSEKSFHVPRAQQQAIRVTTAKATRKDLQPMLKAQAQVRWQQSAKYHVHSRAEGWVEELYADVEGQWVEQGEKLYRVYAPDLVVAQDDYLQLLNSLNEVGNAESQRQFKRRGKQRLLLLGMNEQQINELEKTKQASYEVDYYAPQSGYVTELNIQQGMYVSPGLELMTITDDQQLWFMLDIPVRYADQLSTGQMVHLGSDQVSGHWMNKIDYVYPQVDPQTQTLTARVPIDSSIDSLREGLWATGHVELSPVKNALVVPVKSLITTAKNNRVLVQVGEQEFAVREVKTGLRVDDEVVIKEGLSEGERVVTNGQFLLDSEASLRGMQPGGEKAPVMSHEHGGH is encoded by the coding sequence ATGAGCGAAATGTCTTCAGAAAAGAGCTTTCATGTCCCCAGGGCGCAGCAACAGGCGATACGTGTCACCACGGCGAAAGCCACTCGTAAAGATCTGCAGCCCATGCTAAAGGCTCAGGCGCAGGTACGCTGGCAACAGTCGGCAAAGTATCATGTGCATTCTCGCGCCGAGGGCTGGGTTGAAGAATTATATGCCGATGTTGAAGGTCAGTGGGTGGAGCAGGGAGAAAAACTTTACCGGGTGTATGCGCCTGATTTAGTCGTTGCTCAAGACGACTATCTTCAACTTCTAAACTCACTAAACGAAGTAGGCAACGCCGAAAGTCAGCGGCAATTCAAACGTCGGGGGAAACAACGCTTACTGCTGCTGGGGATGAATGAGCAACAAATTAACGAGCTGGAAAAAACCAAGCAAGCGTCCTACGAAGTGGACTATTATGCGCCGCAGTCGGGCTATGTCACTGAACTTAATATTCAGCAAGGCATGTATGTGAGTCCGGGGTTAGAATTAATGACCATTACTGACGACCAACAGCTCTGGTTTATGCTCGATATTCCAGTGCGCTATGCTGACCAACTCAGTACCGGTCAAATGGTCCACTTAGGTTCGGATCAGGTAAGTGGTCACTGGATGAACAAAATTGACTACGTTTACCCGCAAGTAGACCCGCAGACTCAAACACTCACCGCTCGTGTGCCTATTGATAGCTCCATAGATAGCCTTCGCGAGGGACTATGGGCAACCGGTCATGTTGAGCTGTCGCCTGTAAAAAACGCCTTGGTTGTTCCGGTTAAAAGTTTAATTACGACCGCTAAAAATAATCGGGTACTGGTACAAGTTGGTGAACAGGAGTTTGCTGTAAGGGAAGTTAAGACCGGTCTGCGGGTTGACGATGAAGTGGTTATAAAAGAAGGTCTTTCTGAGGGTGAGCGAGTGGTCACTAACGGTCAGTTTCTTTTAGATTCTGAAGCGTCACTGCGAGGGATGCAGCCAGGCGGTGAGAAAGCACCTGTCATGTCTCATGAACATGGAGGTCACTAA
- a CDS encoding heavy metal-binding domain-containing protein, with the protein MRILLLALIALIFSTPTSSSFAAAWQDHSEHQHQSQHDSDKNPFDAETEYVCPMHSQIVKDEPGTCPICGMDLVEREKKQEPQMTEGGIAGMT; encoded by the coding sequence ATGCGAATTTTATTACTAGCGCTAATTGCGCTTATTTTCAGTACGCCAACATCCAGCTCATTCGCCGCAGCTTGGCAAGACCATAGCGAGCATCAGCATCAGAGTCAGCACGACAGTGATAAGAACCCCTTTGATGCTGAAACGGAATACGTGTGCCCTATGCATAGTCAGATCGTAAAAGACGAGCCAGGCACTTGCCCGATATGCGGTATGGATTTGGTTGAGCGCGAGAAAAAGCAGGAACCTCAAATGACTGAGGGGGGCATAGCGGGCATGACATGA
- a CDS encoding M13 family metallopeptidase gives MKKLTAVALGVSMALTLGACSPQQEQNNQQSQQAEETQQQLTSGVILENFDHSVKPQNDLFRYVNGSWIEKTEIPSDRSSIGAFYDLRELNQKRLRDIIEGAAAANPEPGTPERKIGDFFNAYMDTETLNELGAKPIANDLEAIQALDSHEAVAEHMARMFRSGVSIPFGFYVYPDAKDPQTNAMYMYQAGLGLPDRDYYLKDEEKFEEIRADYVSYITDILAMVGLENTDEAAERILDLETKLAEVQWSRVESRNADKTYNKKTADEVAGMFSNFDFKSFIETSELSHVEEMVIRQPSFFEDFGNLFADVDLQTWQDYLSLRVVNEYASALSEEIGQRRFDFYGTVLRGTPEQEPRWKRAVDATNSVLGEVLGQVYVKEYFPPEAKEKMEGLIENLREAYGESIKNLEWMTEETKEKALEKLAKFDPKVGYPNEWRDYSELEISATDLVSNYKAYAEFNYQEEIAKIGGPVDEEDWGMTPQTVNAYYSPVRNEIVFPAGILQPPFFDMDAEMAVNYGGIGAVIGHEMGHGFDDQGSKYDGDGNLQSWWTDADREAFDERGQKLSEQFSQYEPIEGLNVNGDLTLGENIGDLAGLTIAYEAYKMSLEGEQAPVLDGFTGSQRVFIGWAQVWRGKYREDAIRQQVMSDPHSPAEYRVNGTVVNVPAFYEAFDVKEGDELYVAPENRVTIW, from the coding sequence ATGAAAAAATTGACCGCTGTAGCGCTAGGCGTATCTATGGCATTGACTCTGGGCGCTTGCTCACCGCAGCAAGAGCAAAATAACCAGCAGTCCCAGCAAGCAGAAGAAACTCAACAGCAACTGACGTCGGGCGTTATTCTTGAGAATTTCGACCACAGCGTGAAACCTCAGAATGATTTGTTCCGCTACGTCAACGGTAGCTGGATTGAGAAAACAGAAATACCGTCGGACCGTTCTTCTATTGGGGCATTCTACGATTTGCGTGAACTGAATCAGAAGCGCTTGCGTGACATTATAGAAGGCGCCGCAGCGGCAAACCCGGAGCCGGGTACTCCTGAGCGTAAAATTGGGGACTTTTTCAATGCATACATGGACACTGAAACTCTGAATGAACTAGGCGCTAAGCCAATCGCTAATGACCTTGAAGCCATTCAGGCGTTAGACAGTCATGAAGCGGTTGCTGAGCACATGGCGCGTATGTTCCGTAGCGGCGTTTCCATTCCGTTCGGTTTCTACGTCTACCCTGATGCGAAAGATCCGCAAACTAACGCCATGTATATGTACCAAGCGGGTCTTGGCTTGCCCGACCGTGACTACTACTTAAAAGACGAAGAAAAGTTTGAAGAGATTCGCGCAGATTACGTTAGTTACATTACTGACATTCTGGCAATGGTTGGTTTGGAAAATACCGATGAGGCTGCCGAGCGCATTCTGGACTTGGAAACCAAGCTTGCCGAGGTACAGTGGAGCCGTGTAGAAAGCCGTAATGCGGATAAAACCTACAACAAGAAAACCGCTGATGAAGTCGCTGGTATGTTCTCAAACTTTGACTTCAAAAGTTTCATAGAAACGTCTGAACTGTCACACGTTGAAGAAATGGTCATTCGTCAGCCGTCGTTCTTCGAAGATTTCGGTAACCTATTTGCTGACGTAGACTTACAAACCTGGCAGGACTACTTGAGTCTGCGTGTCGTCAACGAATATGCATCGGCTCTGAGCGAAGAAATTGGTCAGCGTCGTTTTGATTTTTATGGCACCGTTTTACGTGGTACACCGGAACAAGAGCCACGTTGGAAGCGCGCAGTGGACGCAACGAACAGCGTGCTGGGCGAAGTGTTAGGCCAAGTTTACGTAAAAGAGTACTTCCCTCCTGAAGCGAAGGAGAAAATGGAAGGTCTTATCGAGAACCTTCGTGAAGCTTATGGTGAGTCCATCAAAAACCTTGAGTGGATGACGGAAGAAACGAAAGAGAAAGCGCTAGAGAAACTTGCCAAATTTGATCCGAAAGTCGGCTACCCGAATGAATGGCGTGACTACAGCGAGCTGGAAATTTCAGCAACGGACTTAGTGAGCAATTACAAAGCATACGCCGAGTTTAACTACCAGGAAGAGATTGCCAAAATTGGTGGTCCGGTAGATGAAGAAGACTGGGGCATGACACCGCAAACGGTCAATGCTTATTACAGTCCTGTGCGTAATGAAATCGTATTCCCGGCGGGTATTTTACAGCCTCCGTTCTTTGATATGGATGCAGAAATGGCAGTGAACTACGGTGGCATTGGTGCGGTTATCGGTCACGAAATGGGTCATGGTTTTGATGATCAGGGCTCTAAATACGACGGTGACGGCAACCTGCAAAGCTGGTGGACTGACGCAGATCGTGAAGCGTTCGATGAGCGTGGCCAAAAGCTGTCTGAACAGTTTAGCCAATATGAACCTATCGAAGGCTTGAACGTGAATGGCGACCTGACACTGGGCGAAAACATTGGTGACTTAGCCGGTCTGACTATCGCTTATGAAGCGTATAAAATGTCACTGGAGGGTGAACAAGCGCCCGTACTGGACGGCTTTACTGGGAGCCAGCGTGTGTTCATTGGCTGGGCACAAGTATGGCGCGGTAAGTACCGTGAAGATGCGATTCGTCAACAAGTCATGAGTGACCCTCATTCGCCGGCTGAATATCGTGTTAACGGCACGGTTGTTAACGTACCGGCGTTTTACGAAGCGTTCGACGTGAAAGAAGGTGACGAACTGTACGTAGCACCAGAAAATCGTGTTACTATTTGGTAA
- the lpdA gene encoding dihydrolipoyl dehydrogenase, with protein MSDKITTQVVVLGSGPGGYSAAFRAADLGLDVVLIERYSTLGGVCLNVGCIPSKALLHMTKHIEEAQHLAAEGIEFGEPKIDLDKLRKHKEKVVGQLTGGLGQMSKMRKVKIVNGYGKFTGSNTIKVEGDDGETEVKFDNAIIAAGSQAIKLPFIPHDDDRIWDSTDALELKEIPKKMLLLGGGIIALEMGQVYASLGSKVDVVEMTDQLVPPADADIIKSFNKQIKGRFENVMLNTKATNVEAKKDGVYVTFEGDKAPKDPVKYDAVLVAVGRAPNGNKIDADKAGVNVDDRGFIKVDSQMRTNVDHIFAIGDIVGQPMLAHKAVHESHVAAEVIAGKKHFFEPKVIPSIMYTNPEVAWAGVTEKEAKEQGIEYDAVTFPWSASGRAIASNAQQGMTKLIFDKNNRIIGGAMCGSNAGELLGEVCLAIEMGCDAEDIALTVHAHPTLHESVGLAAEIQEGSITDMPNPKAKKKK; from the coding sequence ATGAGCGACAAAATTACAACACAGGTAGTAGTGTTAGGGTCGGGCCCAGGTGGATATTCAGCGGCTTTCCGTGCGGCTGATTTGGGTCTGGATGTTGTCTTGATTGAGCGTTACAGCACCTTAGGCGGCGTTTGCCTGAATGTTGGCTGTATCCCGTCAAAAGCACTGCTGCACATGACCAAACACATTGAAGAAGCACAGCATTTGGCCGCAGAAGGCATTGAGTTTGGCGAGCCGAAGATTGACCTGGACAAGCTGCGTAAGCATAAAGAGAAAGTGGTTGGGCAATTAACTGGCGGCCTTGGTCAAATGTCAAAAATGCGCAAGGTGAAAATCGTTAACGGTTACGGAAAATTTACCGGCAGCAACACCATTAAAGTTGAAGGTGACGACGGCGAAACCGAAGTTAAATTTGATAATGCGATTATCGCTGCTGGTTCTCAAGCGATTAAATTGCCGTTCATTCCTCATGATGACGATCGTATCTGGGACTCTACTGATGCCCTTGAACTGAAAGAAATTCCAAAGAAAATGCTGTTGCTTGGCGGCGGTATTATCGCTCTGGAAATGGGTCAGGTTTACGCGTCATTAGGCTCTAAAGTCGATGTGGTTGAAATGACAGATCAACTTGTGCCGCCGGCGGATGCGGATATTATCAAGAGCTTTAACAAGCAAATTAAAGGCCGTTTTGAAAATGTGATGTTAAACACCAAAGCGACCAACGTAGAAGCGAAGAAAGACGGCGTTTACGTGACTTTTGAAGGTGATAAAGCGCCAAAAGATCCGGTCAAGTACGATGCGGTTCTGGTCGCCGTTGGTCGCGCGCCAAATGGTAACAAAATTGATGCGGACAAAGCGGGTGTTAACGTTGACGACCGTGGTTTCATTAAAGTCGACAGTCAAATGCGTACTAACGTTGACCACATTTTCGCTATCGGCGACATTGTTGGGCAACCAATGCTGGCGCATAAAGCGGTACACGAATCGCATGTTGCGGCTGAAGTTATTGCTGGTAAAAAGCATTTCTTCGAACCTAAAGTCATTCCTTCTATCATGTATACCAACCCGGAAGTTGCCTGGGCTGGTGTAACCGAAAAAGAAGCGAAAGAACAAGGCATTGAGTACGACGCAGTGACTTTCCCATGGTCTGCATCAGGCCGTGCAATTGCGTCAAATGCACAGCAGGGTATGACGAAACTTATCTTTGATAAGAATAATCGTATTATTGGTGGTGCTATGTGTGGTAGCAATGCCGGCGAGTTGTTGGGCGAAGTTTGCTTAGCCATTGAAATGGGCTGCGACGCGGAAGACATCGCATTGACGGTTCATGCGCACCCAACCTTACATGAGTCTGTTGGTTTAGCCGCAGAAATTCAGGAAGGGTCAATTACCGATATGCCGAATCCTAAGGCGAAAAAGAAGAAGTAA
- the aceF gene encoding dihydrolipoyllysine-residue acetyltransferase has translation MADQIELKVPDVGGEEVEVIEILVSEGDTVEQEDGIVTVESDKASMDIPASSGGKIVELKVKEGDTISEGDVLAIVEAAGDSGSSDDEEEKEDEKAEEDGKSDDKDDEKSSESEGDSKEEEKEESSEPKKKSSGGSKVIDVEVPDIGDEEDVEIIEVLVSKGDSVAEEDGLITLETDKATMDVPCPQDGEIEEMLVSVGDKVSQGSVIAKLKVSEGADDSDDSSDESDKEEAPKEQSKSDDADKKESKGDSGSSAKPSGERQPPVPDHPSQRSGRKEGILHASPAVRRVAREFGVDLSQVKGSGPKNRILKEDVQDFVKYELSRPKAVAGATGQGGGGLQVIDPPKVDFSKFGEVEEVQLSRIQRKSGPNLHRNWVTIPHVTQFDEADITELEKFRKAENEVAKKQDLGFKITPLVFIMKACAKALREFPTFNSSLSESGESLYMKKYVHIGIAVDTPNGLVVPVIRDVDKKGIYELSEELVEISSKARDGKLKAADMQGGCFSISSLGGIGGTAFTPIVNAPDVAILGVSRNEMKPKWNGKEFEPRLTLPLSLSYDHRVIDGAEAARFTAYLSGVLGDIRKLVL, from the coding sequence ATGGCCGATCAAATCGAACTCAAAGTCCCCGACGTGGGCGGTGAAGAAGTAGAAGTCATTGAAATACTCGTCAGTGAAGGCGATACCGTCGAACAAGAAGACGGTATAGTGACGGTTGAAAGTGACAAAGCGTCAATGGATATTCCGGCGTCTTCAGGCGGTAAAATTGTTGAGCTGAAAGTCAAAGAAGGCGACACCATCAGCGAGGGCGATGTGCTCGCTATTGTTGAAGCAGCCGGCGACTCTGGCTCTTCTGATGACGAAGAAGAAAAGGAAGACGAAAAGGCAGAAGAGGACGGTAAGTCTGACGATAAAGACGACGAAAAATCGTCTGAATCGGAAGGCGATAGTAAGGAAGAAGAGAAAGAAGAATCTTCTGAGCCTAAGAAAAAATCTTCTGGCGGCAGTAAAGTCATTGATGTAGAAGTACCGGATATCGGTGACGAGGAAGACGTTGAAATCATTGAAGTCTTGGTTTCTAAAGGTGACTCGGTCGCTGAAGAAGATGGCTTAATTACCTTAGAAACCGACAAAGCGACAATGGATGTGCCTTGTCCGCAAGACGGCGAAATCGAAGAAATGCTGGTTAGTGTTGGCGACAAGGTGTCACAAGGCTCAGTGATCGCTAAGCTGAAGGTATCAGAAGGCGCTGACGATAGTGATGACTCAAGTGACGAGTCAGACAAAGAAGAGGCACCTAAAGAACAAAGCAAGTCTGACGACGCTGATAAGAAGGAGTCAAAAGGCGACAGCGGCAGCAGTGCTAAGCCTAGTGGCGAACGTCAGCCGCCGGTGCCTGATCACCCAAGCCAACGTAGCGGTCGCAAAGAAGGTATATTACATGCATCGCCAGCTGTGCGTCGTGTTGCGCGAGAGTTTGGTGTCGATTTGTCACAAGTCAAAGGCTCAGGTCCTAAAAACCGTATCCTGAAAGAAGACGTGCAGGATTTCGTTAAATACGAACTGTCTCGTCCGAAAGCGGTTGCTGGCGCAACCGGACAAGGTGGCGGCGGACTGCAGGTTATCGACCCACCGAAGGTCGACTTCAGCAAGTTTGGTGAAGTGGAAGAGGTGCAACTGTCACGCATTCAGCGTAAGTCTGGACCAAACCTACACCGCAACTGGGTGACGATTCCGCATGTCACGCAATTTGACGAAGCGGATATCACCGAGCTGGAAAAATTCCGTAAAGCCGAAAATGAAGTGGCGAAGAAGCAGGATTTAGGCTTCAAGATAACGCCGCTGGTGTTCATCATGAAAGCTTGTGCGAAAGCGCTGCGTGAATTCCCAACCTTTAACTCGTCTCTCTCAGAGTCTGGCGAGTCACTGTACATGAAGAAATATGTACACATTGGTATTGCGGTAGATACACCGAATGGCTTGGTGGTGCCGGTTATTCGTGACGTTGACAAGAAAGGTATTTACGAGCTGTCTGAAGAATTGGTAGAAATTAGCTCGAAAGCCCGTGACGGTAAGTTGAAAGCTGCAGATATGCAAGGTGGCTGCTTCTCAATTTCCAGTCTTGGTGGCATTGGTGGCACAGCGTTTACGCCAATTGTGAACGCCCCCGATGTGGCTATCCTTGGGGTTTCAAGAAACGAAATGAAACCTAAGTGGAATGGTAAAGAGTTTGAGCCTCGCTTAACCTTACCGTTGTCATTGTCTTACGATCACCGTGTTATTGATGGTGCTGAGGCTGCTCGCTTTACAGCCTACTTAAGCGGTGTACTGGGAGATATCCGAAAATTGGTGCTTTAA
- the aceE gene encoding pyruvate dehydrogenase (acetyl-transferring), homodimeric type, with protein sequence MSDQLTQDVDTQETQEWLDALEGVLDAEGPERAHFLLEQLVDKARRNGAYLPYKPTTAYLNTIPASQEPTMPGNQTMEARIRSAIRWNAVMMVLRASQKGEELGGHIASFASSAMLYDVGFNHFFRAPNDKDGGDFLFIQGHASPGIYGRAFLEGRLTEEQLNNFRQEVEGKGLPSYPHPNLMPDFWQFPTVSMGLGPIQAIYLARFLKYLTDRGIKDCSNQRVYCFMGDGETDEPESLGAIGLAAREELDNLTFVINCNLQRLDGPVRGNGKIIQELEGTFHGAGWEVIKVIWGRYWDPLLYRDTEGKLQQLMEETVDGDYQNFKAKGGKFTRENFFGKYPETEEMVANLSDEDIWRLNRGGHDPVKVYSAYHKAANTKGRPQVILAKTVKGYGMGAAGEGKNIAHQVKKMDMDAIKHLRDRFNIPFKDEELEDLPYYKFEDDSDEMKYMNERRESLNGYMPVRRPESDVELELPSLKAFDAVLKGSGDREISSTMAFVRVLTALLKDKKIGKRIVPIIPDEARTFGMEGLFRQVGIYAHHGQKYTPQDKDQVAYYREDKKGQVIQEGINELGAMASWVAAGTSYSLNNEPMIPFYIYYSMFGFQRVGDLVWAAGDSQTRGFLVGGTAGRTTLNGEGLQHQDGHSLVHFGTVPNCISYDPTYGYEIAVIVQDGLKRMFGDQENVFYYITVMNENYHQPEMPEGVEEGILKGIYELDKVKAKKKAKGDVQLLGSGTILQQVRKAADILAEDYDINSTVYSVTSFNELARDGLDTDRWNMLHPEKKEKEAYITQVMKKAKGPAVAATDYVKLYADQVRAWVPTPYRVLGTDGYGRSDSRANLRKHFEIDPQYIVVAALKELADQGDIDKKVVAKAIKDYGIDTDKLNPRLA encoded by the coding sequence ATGAGTGATCAATTAACACAAGATGTCGACACACAGGAAACTCAGGAGTGGTTAGATGCTCTTGAGGGTGTGCTGGATGCAGAAGGTCCGGAGCGCGCTCACTTCCTGTTAGAGCAGTTAGTCGATAAGGCTCGTCGAAATGGAGCCTACCTGCCTTATAAGCCAACGACGGCTTACTTAAACACGATTCCTGCCAGCCAGGAACCGACCATGCCGGGTAATCAAACAATGGAAGCGCGCATTCGTTCAGCAATTCGCTGGAATGCGGTTATGATGGTCTTGCGCGCCTCACAAAAGGGCGAAGAATTGGGCGGGCATATCGCCAGCTTCGCCTCATCAGCAATGCTTTACGATGTGGGCTTTAACCACTTCTTCCGTGCGCCAAACGACAAAGACGGTGGTGACTTCCTATTCATTCAGGGTCACGCGTCACCGGGTATATACGGACGTGCTTTCTTAGAAGGCCGTTTGACGGAAGAGCAGCTAAATAACTTCCGTCAGGAAGTCGAAGGCAAAGGCTTACCGTCGTATCCACACCCGAATTTAATGCCTGACTTCTGGCAATTCCCGACCGTATCAATGGGCTTGGGTCCAATTCAGGCGATTTACTTAGCCCGTTTCCTGAAATATCTAACCGACCGTGGCATCAAAGATTGCTCAAATCAACGTGTTTACTGCTTTATGGGTGACGGTGAGACCGATGAGCCGGAAAGCTTGGGTGCCATTGGTCTGGCCGCTCGCGAAGAGTTGGATAACCTGACGTTTGTCATTAACTGTAACTTGCAGCGTCTCGACGGTCCGGTACGTGGTAACGGCAAGATTATTCAGGAATTGGAAGGTACTTTCCACGGCGCAGGCTGGGAAGTGATTAAAGTTATCTGGGGTCGTTATTGGGATCCACTGCTGTATCGCGACACCGAAGGTAAGTTGCAGCAGCTGATGGAAGAAACCGTTGACGGTGACTACCAGAACTTTAAAGCCAAAGGCGGTAAATTTACCCGTGAAAACTTCTTTGGTAAGTACCCTGAAACTGAAGAGATGGTTGCTAACTTATCAGACGAAGACATCTGGCGTTTGAACCGCGGTGGTCACGATCCGGTGAAAGTGTATTCGGCCTATCATAAAGCTGCGAATACCAAAGGTCGCCCGCAGGTTATTTTGGCGAAAACGGTTAAAGGTTACGGCATGGGCGCCGCCGGTGAAGGCAAAAACATTGCCCACCAAGTGAAGAAAATGGATATGGATGCTATTAAGCATCTGCGCGACCGTTTCAATATTCCGTTTAAAGACGAAGAGTTAGAAGACTTACCGTACTACAAGTTTGAAGACGACAGCGACGAAATGAAGTACATGAACGAGCGTCGTGAAAGTCTGAATGGCTATATGCCAGTACGCCGTCCTGAATCGGACGTTGAGCTTGAACTGCCATCGCTGAAGGCGTTTGATGCGGTATTGAAAGGCTCTGGCGATCGCGAGATTTCGTCAACTATGGCGTTTGTTCGTGTTCTTACCGCATTGTTGAAAGACAAGAAAATTGGTAAGCGCATTGTTCCTATTATCCCGGATGAGGCTCGTACCTTCGGTATGGAAGGCTTGTTCCGTCAGGTTGGTATTTATGCCCACCATGGCCAAAAGTACACACCACAGGATAAAGACCAGGTTGCCTATTATCGCGAAGATAAAAAAGGCCAGGTTATTCAGGAAGGTATTAACGAACTGGGCGCAATGGCGTCATGGGTAGCAGCAGGTACCAGTTACTCGTTGAACAACGAACCGATGATTCCGTTCTACATTTATTATTCAATGTTCGGCTTCCAGCGTGTCGGCGACTTAGTCTGGGCAGCAGGCGACAGCCAAACTCGCGGATTCCTGGTCGGCGGTACAGCCGGACGTACAACGTTGAACGGTGAAGGCTTACAGCACCAGGACGGACACAGCTTAGTGCACTTTGGTACTGTGCCAAACTGCATTAGCTACGACCCAACTTACGGTTATGAAATTGCTGTCATTGTTCAGGACGGTCTGAAACGCATGTTTGGCGATCAGGAAAACGTGTTCTACTACATTACCGTCATGAACGAAAACTACCATCAGCCGGAAATGCCGGAAGGCGTCGAAGAAGGTATTCTGAAAGGTATTTACGAGCTAGATAAGGTAAAAGCCAAGAAGAAAGCAAAAGGCGATGTGCAGCTCTTAGGTAGCGGCACCATTTTACAGCAGGTACGTAAAGCGGCTGATATTCTTGCTGAGGACTACGACATTAACTCAACGGTATACAGCGTAACCTCGTTTAACGAGCTGGCGCGTGATGGTTTAGACACCGACCGTTGGAACATGTTGCATCCTGAGAAGAAAGAAAAAGAAGCTTACATTACGCAAGTGATGAAGAAAGCCAAAGGTCCTGCGGTTGCGGCAACTGACTACGTGAAGTTGTATGCCGATCAGGTTCGCGCCTGGGTACCAACCCCATACCGCGTACTGGGCACCGATGGTTATGGTCGTTCTGACAGCCGTGCGAACTTGCGTAAGCACTTTGAAATTGACCCGCAGTATATTGTTGTCGCGGCGTTAAAAGAGCTGGCAGACCAAGGTGATATCGATAAGAAAGTGGTAGCGAAAGCTATCAAAGACTACGGTATCGACACTGACAAACTGAACCCACGTTTGGCATAA
- the pdhR gene encoding pyruvate dehydrogenase complex transcriptional repressor PdhR: MSELPIKQTKLSDTIVAHLEQMIVDGRLRAGQKLPSERQLAQQFNVSRPSLREAIQKLEAKGVVERRQGGGTYVINTVNEQLTQPLFELLAKHPESQFDLLEFRHALEGISSFYAALRGTKADLERIEESIKGIMQSQSDPINEQVDALVEFYHRIAEASHNVILMHVVQGMQELLAENIRQNLDIIGGRKELLEKLNQHRQQLVSAIVDGQPEQARDACHQHLTYIEQILLELGKEQSRIQRSLRRS, encoded by the coding sequence ATGTCTGAATTGCCTATTAAACAAACGAAGCTATCCGATACAATCGTTGCTCATTTAGAGCAGATGATTGTGGATGGGCGTTTGCGTGCAGGTCAGAAACTGCCGTCAGAAAGACAGCTGGCGCAACAGTTTAATGTGTCCAGGCCCTCTTTACGTGAAGCCATTCAGAAGCTTGAAGCGAAAGGGGTGGTGGAACGCCGACAAGGCGGTGGTACTTATGTGATCAATACGGTCAACGAGCAGCTGACCCAACCGTTGTTTGAGTTGCTGGCCAAACACCCGGAGTCCCAGTTTGATCTACTGGAATTTCGACATGCACTGGAAGGCATTTCGTCTTTTTATGCGGCACTGAGAGGTACCAAAGCCGATCTAGAACGCATAGAGGAGAGTATTAAAGGAATAATGCAAAGCCAGAGCGATCCAATCAACGAACAAGTGGACGCTTTGGTCGAGTTCTACCACCGTATAGCCGAAGCCTCTCACAACGTGATTCTTATGCATGTTGTGCAGGGTATGCAGGAATTATTAGCGGAGAATATTCGCCAAAACTTAGACATTATTGGCGGTCGTAAAGAACTACTGGAAAAACTGAATCAACACCGTCAGCAGCTGGTTAGCGCCATTGTTGATGGACAACCGGAGCAAGCGCGGGATGCGTGTCACCAACATTTGACCTATATTGAACAGATATTGTTAGAGTTAGGCAAAGAACAGTCTCGTATTCAGCGTTCGCTGCGACGTTCCTGA
- the ampE gene encoding beta-lactamase regulator AmpE, which yields MVLIALLIALSIERLYHSPDALHWQFYLNRWQRWSAAKLHDEKWRSAPASFLRMMVPALFVGVLVLLLNNLLVTFLVSIGALLLAINCEPARVHYKAYLKAANRGDDEDSERHRQALADYSGLNNDALINQSLIWINYRQYLAVLFYFVLFGSFGALVYATFRVASDAEKRHESVDNSKSYWTRLLWFADWIPARLAGLGLLIVGHFSRALPVWIRLTTMPYSEPKKLLFEVAENAEDTPQHPDDKTEHATCQLKLMRRQQIFWVTVIAVLTLFGTIL from the coding sequence ATGGTTCTCATCGCGTTGCTAATCGCATTGAGTATCGAGCGGCTTTACCATAGTCCGGATGCGTTACATTGGCAGTTTTACTTAAACCGCTGGCAACGTTGGAGTGCAGCAAAACTCCATGATGAAAAATGGCGAAGTGCTCCGGCGAGCTTTTTACGAATGATGGTGCCTGCGCTCTTTGTTGGTGTGCTCGTATTGCTACTTAATAACTTGTTGGTGACGTTTCTTGTCAGTATTGGCGCGCTGCTTCTGGCCATTAACTGTGAGCCCGCCCGCGTTCATTATAAAGCGTATTTAAAAGCCGCAAACCGTGGCGATGACGAGGATAGTGAGCGCCACCGGCAAGCGCTTGCAGATTACTCAGGTTTGAACAATGACGCGCTAATTAATCAGTCTCTGATATGGATCAACTACCGACAGTATTTAGCCGTCCTATTTTATTTCGTGCTGTTTGGTAGCTTTGGCGCGTTAGTTTATGCCACTTTCCGGGTTGCTTCTGATGCAGAAAAAAGGCACGAATCAGTTGATAATTCAAAGAGTTACTGGACGCGTCTTCTGTGGTTCGCTGACTGGATTCCCGCTAGGCTAGCGGGGCTTGGTTTACTGATCGTTGGCCATTTTTCACGAGCGCTACCGGTTTGGATTCGATTAACAACCATGCCTTACAGCGAGCCTAAAAAGCTGTTATTTGAAGTGGCAGAAAATGCAGAGGATACGCCACAGCACCCGGATGACAAGACGGAACACGCGACCTGTCAACTTAAACTGATGCGCAGGCAACAAATCTTCTGGGTGACAGTGATTGCGGTATTAACGCTTTTCGGCACCATTTTGTAG